From a region of the Candidatus Methylacidiphilales bacterium genome:
- a CDS encoding alpha/beta hydrolase: MLHGWGQDTTSFQTLVSMLESEFQVTTFDFPGFGTGPAPGSHWGIQEYIEWTADKLSKHPPAILFGHSFGGRVAIGLAARQPAWLRSVILSGTPGLYRPSRKVRSKILLARIWKSLKLPNTNVLGSQELRDADQKGLASIFKKIVPVDQKQELTQIKIPTLLIRGEHDTAVTHATYQEMISAIPSHPTCITIPRIGHNIHLENPFILFGIIKKFSNAL; this comes from the coding sequence TTGCTACACGGATGGGGACAAGACACTACTAGTTTTCAAACGCTTGTTTCCATGTTGGAATCTGAATTCCAAGTTACAACATTTGATTTCCCTGGCTTCGGTACAGGACCAGCCCCAGGATCACACTGGGGAATTCAAGAGTATATTGAATGGACTGCAGACAAACTCTCCAAACATCCACCCGCAATACTTTTTGGTCATTCTTTTGGAGGAAGAGTGGCAATTGGGTTAGCCGCTCGCCAACCTGCATGGTTGCGTAGCGTTATCTTATCGGGCACTCCCGGACTGTATCGTCCTTCCCGAAAAGTGAGGAGTAAAATTTTACTCGCGCGCATTTGGAAATCGCTCAAGTTACCTAACACTAATGTACTAGGCAGCCAAGAACTCCGAGATGCCGATCAAAAAGGCCTGGCATCAATTTTTAAAAAAATTGTACCAGTCGACCAGAAACAAGAACTTACCCAAATTAAAATTCCAACCCTCTTGATCAGGGGTGAGCATGATACTGCCGTAACCCATGCTACATACCAAGAAATGATCTCAGCTATACCTTCACATCCAACCTGCATAACCATACCGAGAATTGGACATAATATACATCTTGAAAATCCCTTTATACTTTTCGGCATAATCAAAAAGTTTTCTAATGCACTATGA
- a CDS encoding Mur ligase family protein, whose amino-acid sequence MMSKIFPFSDFMYLAQLEEYDVWRYLTLVKRFFFRRNIQTRGRLIYTQRALAIYSGSVAIWLWCVTSTSSLTIIAISTLAIPLLIVPPLLITEPIYGLLKLIKIRKATSLLRKGRTKVIVIAGSYGKTTVKNFLYQLLKPFYKTQMVGGNINSAIGIAQWILQNYQVQCQFLIVEVDSYALGRIARSVAMLCPDYTILTSIGDQHGERFGSKRNLATALLEIHTPCHKPQNHITTREVDQYIREQNIKTVLYHLAQSTEQATHLSKTQQQCLDLACSVAHQLEIKPNVLQLCKQSLTVPDRRQKLTWLHGFTTIDDSYNISYTTAISALTTAHELASKEKKNLLVLCAGIPELLPSERDRNQQLARAIGERATHTLLLTSIFAKEMAEVLRDANKSFSLHTSMSDAIQYLITSQDPKQTLLLQFPELTDLYY is encoded by the coding sequence ATGATGAGTAAAATATTTCCCTTTAGTGATTTTATGTATCTTGCTCAACTTGAAGAATACGATGTATGGAGATACCTCACGCTCGTAAAACGATTTTTCTTTAGAAGAAATATTCAAACAAGAGGAAGACTGATCTACACCCAACGCGCCCTAGCTATCTATAGTGGAAGTGTGGCAATATGGCTATGGTGTGTGACCAGCACATCATCGCTCACCATCATAGCTATCTCCACATTAGCCATCCCACTTTTGATCGTGCCTCCACTCCTGATTACTGAGCCGATCTATGGCTTATTAAAATTAATAAAAATCCGAAAAGCAACTTCCCTGCTCCGTAAAGGACGCACAAAAGTAATTGTGATTGCTGGGAGCTATGGAAAAACTACCGTGAAAAATTTTCTTTACCAACTGCTCAAACCTTTTTACAAAACTCAAATGGTGGGAGGAAATATTAACTCTGCGATCGGCATTGCTCAATGGATATTACAGAACTATCAAGTTCAGTGCCAATTTCTCATAGTGGAAGTAGATAGCTATGCACTAGGACGAATCGCACGAAGTGTGGCCATGCTTTGCCCAGACTACACCATACTAACCTCGATTGGAGATCAGCATGGAGAGCGCTTTGGCTCAAAAAGAAATCTCGCCACGGCTCTCCTAGAAATACACACCCCATGTCATAAGCCACAAAACCACATCACCACCAGGGAAGTAGATCAGTATATCCGAGAGCAAAATATTAAAACCGTTCTGTACCACCTTGCACAATCTACTGAGCAAGCAACTCATTTAAGTAAAACTCAACAACAATGTTTAGATCTTGCCTGTTCGGTAGCGCATCAGCTTGAAATAAAACCGAATGTACTTCAATTATGTAAACAGTCTCTCACCGTACCAGATCGGAGACAAAAACTCACTTGGTTGCATGGCTTCACTACGATTGATGACTCGTATAATATCAGCTACACCACTGCAATCAGCGCGCTTACCACCGCCCATGAACTGGCTAGTAAGGAAAAGAAAAATCTATTAGTGCTCTGCGCTGGCATTCCAGAATTGTTACCGAGCGAACGAGATCGCAACCAGCAACTCGCGCGTGCGATTGGGGAGCGCGCTACCCACACGCTACTGCTAACTAGTATCTTTGCTAAAGAGATGGCTGAGGTATTGCGCGATGCGAACAAATCGTTCTCTCTTCACACTTCAATGAGCGATGCGATTCAATATCTAATTACATCACAGGATCCGAAACAAACCCTGCTATTACAATTTCCAGAGTTAACCGATCTCTATTATTAA